The Alosa sapidissima isolate fAloSap1 chromosome 5, fAloSap1.pri, whole genome shotgun sequence genome has a window encoding:
- the ssh2b gene encoding protein phosphatase Slingshot homolog 2b isoform X1 yields the protein MTQGGVAAEACSSVGCLCVCYGGKHMPYFKKNAVVSQTQLYQFISESFLTVKGAALFLPRGNGSPSSSRVPHQRSKHAGDLQQHLQNMFTLLRPEDNIKLAVRLESFHAQCTRYMVVVSTNGRQDTEESVVLGMDFSPTDGSCSIGMVLPLWSDTLIHLDGDGGFSVSTDNKIHVFKPVSVQAMWSALQSLHKACEVARGHNYFPGSLFLTWVSYYQSRVASDQARINEWNAMQDVQSTRPDSPLLFSDVPTERERTERLIKTRLREIMMQKDLENVTSKEIRTELEMQMTCNLREFKEYIDNEMIVILGQMDSPTAIFDHVFLGSEWNASNLEELQNSGVQYILNVTREIDNFFPGLFEYHNIRVYDEEATDLLAYWNDTYKFISRAKKNGAKCLVHCKMGVSRSAATVIAYAMKEYGWDLERAFDYVKERRTVTKPNPSFMRQLEEYQGILLASKQRHNKLWRSHSDGNLSEHHEPLVKPAPGPYTLGRSNPRNQSCTQPSPSLQEFLQSLSPSATTSAPVTQEAPETRVSNGFCDPQDPISEQGAHRLQLPQPRAATVVPEARSDVAAVTVAETVPVGRPHPPPALHHLPPTPVPVTILAPELASGLSEASSTVPDGNSDPPTHISVTKAARTFDSSSQAIRCVGEASKGGPSVQVPESKSNQKGNPAFFIGGEENEGSSDDDHLSATLEQVTLDAKPTLSTDHIDFFSAREKFLGLSQEGPAGCPLELTQQQHSPQERSPEPTAEPLVQDDPGNGDQQAKEASVSVHHIITELESVTHTVTPALSTACQSNPCSSNDNEEVELKRAEVETAPAEDQPTATPSTSGDCLKGTVRRATRELEQRLRQELEVPVAPVPTAAPHSPPRRSPVPKDKAEDNPPGQDSEQKPVTAQPIPPQTPDAMEKLDGGMVEGSVKKDDGKTAGVPQGAQELDSGGTKEASTISSSAADHHTEERPDGTSTTPSTDGLSTKPDHTSASSAVSVIHLEGVTEQDSGTDKDGLFGPRTEADLLEAWETLKELGAFLRQVRSALASDLGPSSWLPGRRGKRDPRERSRQAGARIRQAGLTTPSLMKRSASLAKLGSLELTANDLGDWDLDAAGLSPAHWRLGTAPTDDASKKKRVRPQHDPSSNSPPSSSSPSSHPQTHTEDPLRKEEARHHDDATVPLSDTAPHPSAHGRSDMAQNSGLTPQSVPDLISVATRQQYGRTHPLRRLKKRTVSFLYHTV from the exons ATGACTCAAGGCGGTGTAGCCGCAGAAGCATGCTCCTCTGTTGGATGCTTGTGTGTCTGCTACGGAGGCAAACACATGCCGTACTTTAAGAAGAACGCTGTTGTTTCTCAGACCCAGCTTTATCAATT TATCAGCGAGAGCTTTCTGACAGTGAAAGGTGCTGCCCTCTTTCTCCCGAGAGGCAATGGCTCCCCTTCATCCTCCCGTGTGCCTCATCAACGGAGCAAACATGCAG GTGACCTCCAGCAACACCTGCAGAATATGTTCACGCTGCTGCGTCCAGAGGACAACATTAAACTG GCGGTGCGGCTAGAGAGTTTCCACGCCCAGTGCACACGCTACATGGTAGTGGTCTCTACCAATGGCCGGCAGGACACTGAGGAGAGTGTCGTGCTGGGCATGGACTTCAGCCCCACcgatgg ctCCTGTTCCATTGGCATGGTACTCCCACTTTGGAGTGACACACTGATCCATTTGGACGGGGATGG AGGCTTCAGCGTGTCCACCGACAACAAAATCCACGTGTTCAAGCCTGTCTCAGTCCAGGCCATGTG GTCGGCTCTGCAGTCCCTCCATAAGGCCTGTGAGGTGGCCCGAGGCCACAACTACTTCCCTGGCAGCCTCTTCCTGACGTGGGTCAGCTACTACCAGAGCCGCGTTGCGTCGGACCAGGCTCGTATCAACGAGTGGAACGCCATGCAGGACGTGCAGTCCACTCGACCCGACTCTCCTTTGCTCTTCTCTGACGT GCCAACGGAACGGGAGCGAACAGAACGACTTATCAAGACCCGCTTACGGGAGATCATGATGCAGAAAGACCTGGAGAACGTCACAtctaaagag ATCCGTACAGAGCTGGAGATGCAGATGACGTGTAACCTGCGGGAGTTTAAGGAATACATCGACAATGAGATGATCGTCATCCTGGGCCAGATGGACAGCCCCACCGCGATCTTTGACCACGTCTTCCTG GGTTCTGAGTGGAACGCCTCCAATCTAGAAGAATTGCAGAATAGCGG tgtGCAGTACATCCTCAATGTGACCAGAGAGATCGACAACTTCTTCCCGGGCCTGTTTGAGTACCACAACATCCGCGTGTACGACGAGGAGGCCACTGACCTGTTGGCTTACTGGAATGACACCTACAAATTCATATCCAGGGCCaa GAAAAACGGCGCCAAGTGTTTGGTGCACTGTAAGATGGGCGTGAGTCGCTCGGCAGCGACGGTCATCGCCTACGCCATGAAGGAGTATGGCTGGGACCTGGAGCGGGCCTTCGACTACGTGAAAGAGCGGCGCACCGTCACCAAGCCCAACCCTTCCTTCATGAGGCAACTGGAGGAGTACCAGGGAATCCTGCTGGCCAG taAGCAGAGGCACAACAAGCTGTGGCGCTCCCACTCGGACGGCAACCTCTCAGAGCACCACGAGCCGCTGGTAAAGCCGGCGCCAGGGCCCTACACACTGGGCCGCTCCAACCCACGCAACCAGAGCTGTACGCAGCCCTCGCCCTCCCTCCAGGAGTTCCTCCAGAGCCTCTCCCCATCCGCCACCACCAGCGCCCCGGTCACCCAGGAAGCGCCAGAGACCCGCGTCTCCAACGGCTTCTGCGACCCCCAGGACCCCATCTCCGAGCAGGGGGCCCATCGGCTCCAGCTCCCTCAGCCGCGGGCGGCCACTGTGGTGCCTGAGGCGAGGTCCGACGTGGCAGCGGTGACCGTGGCGGAGACTGTGCCCGTGGGGCGCCCTCACCCGCCGCCGGCTCTCCATCACCTGCCCCCCACACCTGTCCCTGTGACCATCCTGGCCCCTGAACTGGCCTCTGGACTTTCTGAGGCATCCTCCACTGTGCCTGATGGAAATAGCGATCCTCCCACGCACATATCAGTGACCAAGGCTGCAAGGACTTTTGACTCAAGTTCACAAGCCATTAGATGTGTAGGTGAGGCCTCAAAGGGAGGGCCGTCCGTGCAGGTGCCCGAGAGCAAAAGCAACCAGAAAGGCAACCCTGCGTTCTTCATAGGCGGGGAGGAGAACGAGGGCAGCAGCGATGACGACCACCTCAGTGCCACGTTAGAGCAGGTCACACTTGACGCCAAGCCAACTCTCAGCACAGACCACATTGACTTCTTCAGCGCGCGGGAGAAGTTCCTCGGCCTGTCCCAGGAGGGACCAGCCGGCTGCCCGTTAGAGCtgacccagcagcagcactcaCCCCAGGAGAGGAGCCCGGAACCGACAGCTGAGCCACTTGTCCAAGATGACCCTGGGAACGGGGACCAACAGGCCAAG GAAGCTAGTGTGTCTGTTCACCACATTATCACAGAACTGGAGTCCGTTACGCACACTGTAACCCCAGCCCTTAGTACTGCTTGCCAATCAAACCCATGTAGCTCCAATGACAATGAGGAGGTGGAACTGAAGAGGGCTGAGGTGGAGACAGCACCAGCAGAGGACCAGCCTACTGccaccccctccacctctgGCGATTGTCTTAAGGGGACCGTCCGGCGGGCCACCAGGGAGCTGGAGCAGAGACTCAGGCAGGAGCTGGAAGTTCCCGTGGCCCCAGTGCCCACCGCGGCCCCTCACAGTCCCCCGCGACGCTCCCCCGTCCCCAAGGACAAAGCGGAGGACAACCCTCCCGGCCAGGACTCCGAGCAGAAGCCGGTCACGGCCCAACCGATCCCTCCACAGACGCCAGACGCTATGGAGAAGCTGGACGGAGGGATGGTGGAGGGGAGCGTGAAGAAAGACGACGGGAAGACTGCAGGGGTTCCACAAGGAGCTCAGGAACTGGACAGTGGGGGCACAAAAGAAGCGAGCACAATATCTTCATCAGCAGCAGACCATCATACTGAGGAAAGGCCGGACGGCACCAGCACCACTCCAAGCACTGACGGCCTCTCCACAAAGCCTGATCACACTTCCGCCTCCTCCGCCGTCTCAGTCATTCACCTGGAGGGCGTCACCGAGCAGGACTCGGGCACCGACAAGGACGGCCTCTTCGGCCCGCGCACCGAGGCGGACCTGCTGGAGGCATGGGAGACGCTCAAGGAGCTGGGAGCCTTCCTGAGGCAGGTGCGCAGTGCGCTGGCGTCCGACCTGGGCCCGTCATCGTGGCTTCCCGGCCGGAGAGGCAAACGAGACCCACGGGAGCGATCCAGACAGGCGGGGGCTCGCATCCGACAGGCGGGGCTCACCACGCCCTCGCTGATGAAGCGTTCGGCCTCTCTGGCCAAGCTGGGCTCCCTGGAACTGACCGCCAACGACCTCGGCGACTGGGACCTGGACGCTGCTGGCCTGTCGCCTGCTCACTGGCGCCTCGGCACGGCACCCACAGATGATGCCTCCAAGAAGAAGCGCGTACGCCCGCAGCACGATCCTTCATCCaactctcccccctcctcctcctcgccctcCAGCcatccccagacacacacagaagaccCTCTGAGGAAGGAAGAGGCTCGTCACCATGATGATGCCACCGTGCCACTGTCTGATACTGCCCCTCATCCGTCAGCTCACGGGCGGAGTGACATGGCACAGAACTCAGGGCTCACGCCCCAGTCGGTTCCGGACTTGATTTCTGTGGCGACGAGGCAGCAGTATGGAAGGACACACCCTCTGCGTAGGCTGAAGAAAAGAACTGTCAGCTTTTTGTATCACACAGTGTGa
- the ssh2b gene encoding protein phosphatase Slingshot homolog 2b isoform X3, with amino-acid sequence MHIFLAEMLSISESFLTVKGAALFLPRGNGSPSSSRVPHQRSKHAGDLQQHLQNMFTLLRPEDNIKLAVRLESFHAQCTRYMVVVSTNGRQDTEESVVLGMDFSPTDGSCSIGMVLPLWSDTLIHLDGDGGFSVSTDNKIHVFKPVSVQAMWSALQSLHKACEVARGHNYFPGSLFLTWVSYYQSRVASDQARINEWNAMQDVQSTRPDSPLLFSDVPTERERTERLIKTRLREIMMQKDLENVTSKEIRTELEMQMTCNLREFKEYIDNEMIVILGQMDSPTAIFDHVFLGSEWNASNLEELQNSGVQYILNVTREIDNFFPGLFEYHNIRVYDEEATDLLAYWNDTYKFISRAKKNGAKCLVHCKMGVSRSAATVIAYAMKEYGWDLERAFDYVKERRTVTKPNPSFMRQLEEYQGILLASKQRHNKLWRSHSDGNLSEHHEPLVKPAPGPYTLGRSNPRNQSCTQPSPSLQEFLQSLSPSATTSAPVTQEAPETRVSNGFCDPQDPISEQGAHRLQLPQPRAATVVPEARSDVAAVTVAETVPVGRPHPPPALHHLPPTPVPVTILAPELASGLSEASSTVPDGNSDPPTHISVTKAARTFDSSSQAIRCVGEASKGGPSVQVPESKSNQKGNPAFFIGGEENEGSSDDDHLSATLEQVTLDAKPTLSTDHIDFFSAREKFLGLSQEGPAGCPLELTQQQHSPQERSPEPTAEPLVQDDPGNGDQQAKEASVSVHHIITELESVTHTVTPALSTACQSNPCSSNDNEEVELKRAEVETAPAEDQPTATPSTSGDCLKGTVRRATRELEQRLRQELEVPVAPVPTAAPHSPPRRSPVPKDKAEDNPPGQDSEQKPVTAQPIPPQTPDAMEKLDGGMVEGSVKKDDGKTAGVPQGAQELDSGGTKEASTISSSAADHHTEERPDGTSTTPSTDGLSTKPDHTSASSAVSVIHLEGVTEQDSGTDKDGLFGPRTEADLLEAWETLKELGAFLRQVRSALASDLGPSSWLPGRRGKRDPRERSRQAGARIRQAGLTTPSLMKRSASLAKLGSLELTANDLGDWDLDAAGLSPAHWRLGTAPTDDASKKKRVRPQHDPSSNSPPSSSSPSSHPQTHTEDPLRKEEARHHDDATVPLSDTAPHPSAHGRSDMAQNSGLTPQSVPDLISVATRQQYGRTHPLRRLKKRTVSFLYHTV; translated from the exons ATGCACATTTTCCTCGCAGAAATGCTCAG TATCAGCGAGAGCTTTCTGACAGTGAAAGGTGCTGCCCTCTTTCTCCCGAGAGGCAATGGCTCCCCTTCATCCTCCCGTGTGCCTCATCAACGGAGCAAACATGCAG GTGACCTCCAGCAACACCTGCAGAATATGTTCACGCTGCTGCGTCCAGAGGACAACATTAAACTG GCGGTGCGGCTAGAGAGTTTCCACGCCCAGTGCACACGCTACATGGTAGTGGTCTCTACCAATGGCCGGCAGGACACTGAGGAGAGTGTCGTGCTGGGCATGGACTTCAGCCCCACcgatgg ctCCTGTTCCATTGGCATGGTACTCCCACTTTGGAGTGACACACTGATCCATTTGGACGGGGATGG AGGCTTCAGCGTGTCCACCGACAACAAAATCCACGTGTTCAAGCCTGTCTCAGTCCAGGCCATGTG GTCGGCTCTGCAGTCCCTCCATAAGGCCTGTGAGGTGGCCCGAGGCCACAACTACTTCCCTGGCAGCCTCTTCCTGACGTGGGTCAGCTACTACCAGAGCCGCGTTGCGTCGGACCAGGCTCGTATCAACGAGTGGAACGCCATGCAGGACGTGCAGTCCACTCGACCCGACTCTCCTTTGCTCTTCTCTGACGT GCCAACGGAACGGGAGCGAACAGAACGACTTATCAAGACCCGCTTACGGGAGATCATGATGCAGAAAGACCTGGAGAACGTCACAtctaaagag ATCCGTACAGAGCTGGAGATGCAGATGACGTGTAACCTGCGGGAGTTTAAGGAATACATCGACAATGAGATGATCGTCATCCTGGGCCAGATGGACAGCCCCACCGCGATCTTTGACCACGTCTTCCTG GGTTCTGAGTGGAACGCCTCCAATCTAGAAGAATTGCAGAATAGCGG tgtGCAGTACATCCTCAATGTGACCAGAGAGATCGACAACTTCTTCCCGGGCCTGTTTGAGTACCACAACATCCGCGTGTACGACGAGGAGGCCACTGACCTGTTGGCTTACTGGAATGACACCTACAAATTCATATCCAGGGCCaa GAAAAACGGCGCCAAGTGTTTGGTGCACTGTAAGATGGGCGTGAGTCGCTCGGCAGCGACGGTCATCGCCTACGCCATGAAGGAGTATGGCTGGGACCTGGAGCGGGCCTTCGACTACGTGAAAGAGCGGCGCACCGTCACCAAGCCCAACCCTTCCTTCATGAGGCAACTGGAGGAGTACCAGGGAATCCTGCTGGCCAG taAGCAGAGGCACAACAAGCTGTGGCGCTCCCACTCGGACGGCAACCTCTCAGAGCACCACGAGCCGCTGGTAAAGCCGGCGCCAGGGCCCTACACACTGGGCCGCTCCAACCCACGCAACCAGAGCTGTACGCAGCCCTCGCCCTCCCTCCAGGAGTTCCTCCAGAGCCTCTCCCCATCCGCCACCACCAGCGCCCCGGTCACCCAGGAAGCGCCAGAGACCCGCGTCTCCAACGGCTTCTGCGACCCCCAGGACCCCATCTCCGAGCAGGGGGCCCATCGGCTCCAGCTCCCTCAGCCGCGGGCGGCCACTGTGGTGCCTGAGGCGAGGTCCGACGTGGCAGCGGTGACCGTGGCGGAGACTGTGCCCGTGGGGCGCCCTCACCCGCCGCCGGCTCTCCATCACCTGCCCCCCACACCTGTCCCTGTGACCATCCTGGCCCCTGAACTGGCCTCTGGACTTTCTGAGGCATCCTCCACTGTGCCTGATGGAAATAGCGATCCTCCCACGCACATATCAGTGACCAAGGCTGCAAGGACTTTTGACTCAAGTTCACAAGCCATTAGATGTGTAGGTGAGGCCTCAAAGGGAGGGCCGTCCGTGCAGGTGCCCGAGAGCAAAAGCAACCAGAAAGGCAACCCTGCGTTCTTCATAGGCGGGGAGGAGAACGAGGGCAGCAGCGATGACGACCACCTCAGTGCCACGTTAGAGCAGGTCACACTTGACGCCAAGCCAACTCTCAGCACAGACCACATTGACTTCTTCAGCGCGCGGGAGAAGTTCCTCGGCCTGTCCCAGGAGGGACCAGCCGGCTGCCCGTTAGAGCtgacccagcagcagcactcaCCCCAGGAGAGGAGCCCGGAACCGACAGCTGAGCCACTTGTCCAAGATGACCCTGGGAACGGGGACCAACAGGCCAAG GAAGCTAGTGTGTCTGTTCACCACATTATCACAGAACTGGAGTCCGTTACGCACACTGTAACCCCAGCCCTTAGTACTGCTTGCCAATCAAACCCATGTAGCTCCAATGACAATGAGGAGGTGGAACTGAAGAGGGCTGAGGTGGAGACAGCACCAGCAGAGGACCAGCCTACTGccaccccctccacctctgGCGATTGTCTTAAGGGGACCGTCCGGCGGGCCACCAGGGAGCTGGAGCAGAGACTCAGGCAGGAGCTGGAAGTTCCCGTGGCCCCAGTGCCCACCGCGGCCCCTCACAGTCCCCCGCGACGCTCCCCCGTCCCCAAGGACAAAGCGGAGGACAACCCTCCCGGCCAGGACTCCGAGCAGAAGCCGGTCACGGCCCAACCGATCCCTCCACAGACGCCAGACGCTATGGAGAAGCTGGACGGAGGGATGGTGGAGGGGAGCGTGAAGAAAGACGACGGGAAGACTGCAGGGGTTCCACAAGGAGCTCAGGAACTGGACAGTGGGGGCACAAAAGAAGCGAGCACAATATCTTCATCAGCAGCAGACCATCATACTGAGGAAAGGCCGGACGGCACCAGCACCACTCCAAGCACTGACGGCCTCTCCACAAAGCCTGATCACACTTCCGCCTCCTCCGCCGTCTCAGTCATTCACCTGGAGGGCGTCACCGAGCAGGACTCGGGCACCGACAAGGACGGCCTCTTCGGCCCGCGCACCGAGGCGGACCTGCTGGAGGCATGGGAGACGCTCAAGGAGCTGGGAGCCTTCCTGAGGCAGGTGCGCAGTGCGCTGGCGTCCGACCTGGGCCCGTCATCGTGGCTTCCCGGCCGGAGAGGCAAACGAGACCCACGGGAGCGATCCAGACAGGCGGGGGCTCGCATCCGACAGGCGGGGCTCACCACGCCCTCGCTGATGAAGCGTTCGGCCTCTCTGGCCAAGCTGGGCTCCCTGGAACTGACCGCCAACGACCTCGGCGACTGGGACCTGGACGCTGCTGGCCTGTCGCCTGCTCACTGGCGCCTCGGCACGGCACCCACAGATGATGCCTCCAAGAAGAAGCGCGTACGCCCGCAGCACGATCCTTCATCCaactctcccccctcctcctcctcgccctcCAGCcatccccagacacacacagaagaccCTCTGAGGAAGGAAGAGGCTCGTCACCATGATGATGCCACCGTGCCACTGTCTGATACTGCCCCTCATCCGTCAGCTCACGGGCGGAGTGACATGGCACAGAACTCAGGGCTCACGCCCCAGTCGGTTCCGGACTTGATTTCTGTGGCGACGAGGCAGCAGTATGGAAGGACACACCCTCTGCGTAGGCTGAAGAAAAGAACTGTCAGCTTTTTGTATCACACAGTGTGa
- the ssh2b gene encoding protein phosphatase Slingshot homolog 2b isoform X2, which produces MALVTVQRSPTPSATSSPCVSESGSGEEDRRSQPRSISESFLTVKGAALFLPRGNGSPSSSRVPHQRSKHAGDLQQHLQNMFTLLRPEDNIKLAVRLESFHAQCTRYMVVVSTNGRQDTEESVVLGMDFSPTDGSCSIGMVLPLWSDTLIHLDGDGGFSVSTDNKIHVFKPVSVQAMWSALQSLHKACEVARGHNYFPGSLFLTWVSYYQSRVASDQARINEWNAMQDVQSTRPDSPLLFSDVPTERERTERLIKTRLREIMMQKDLENVTSKEIRTELEMQMTCNLREFKEYIDNEMIVILGQMDSPTAIFDHVFLGSEWNASNLEELQNSGVQYILNVTREIDNFFPGLFEYHNIRVYDEEATDLLAYWNDTYKFISRAKKNGAKCLVHCKMGVSRSAATVIAYAMKEYGWDLERAFDYVKERRTVTKPNPSFMRQLEEYQGILLASKQRHNKLWRSHSDGNLSEHHEPLVKPAPGPYTLGRSNPRNQSCTQPSPSLQEFLQSLSPSATTSAPVTQEAPETRVSNGFCDPQDPISEQGAHRLQLPQPRAATVVPEARSDVAAVTVAETVPVGRPHPPPALHHLPPTPVPVTILAPELASGLSEASSTVPDGNSDPPTHISVTKAARTFDSSSQAIRCVGEASKGGPSVQVPESKSNQKGNPAFFIGGEENEGSSDDDHLSATLEQVTLDAKPTLSTDHIDFFSAREKFLGLSQEGPAGCPLELTQQQHSPQERSPEPTAEPLVQDDPGNGDQQAKEASVSVHHIITELESVTHTVTPALSTACQSNPCSSNDNEEVELKRAEVETAPAEDQPTATPSTSGDCLKGTVRRATRELEQRLRQELEVPVAPVPTAAPHSPPRRSPVPKDKAEDNPPGQDSEQKPVTAQPIPPQTPDAMEKLDGGMVEGSVKKDDGKTAGVPQGAQELDSGGTKEASTISSSAADHHTEERPDGTSTTPSTDGLSTKPDHTSASSAVSVIHLEGVTEQDSGTDKDGLFGPRTEADLLEAWETLKELGAFLRQVRSALASDLGPSSWLPGRRGKRDPRERSRQAGARIRQAGLTTPSLMKRSASLAKLGSLELTANDLGDWDLDAAGLSPAHWRLGTAPTDDASKKKRVRPQHDPSSNSPPSSSSPSSHPQTHTEDPLRKEEARHHDDATVPLSDTAPHPSAHGRSDMAQNSGLTPQSVPDLISVATRQQYGRTHPLRRLKKRTVSFLYHTV; this is translated from the exons ATGGCGTTGGTTACTGTCCAACGTTCCCCCACTCCGAGCGCAACATCCAGTCCCTGCGTGTCG GAGTCAGGTAGTGGGGAGGAGGACCGCCGTTCTCAGCCCAGAAG TATCAGCGAGAGCTTTCTGACAGTGAAAGGTGCTGCCCTCTTTCTCCCGAGAGGCAATGGCTCCCCTTCATCCTCCCGTGTGCCTCATCAACGGAGCAAACATGCAG GTGACCTCCAGCAACACCTGCAGAATATGTTCACGCTGCTGCGTCCAGAGGACAACATTAAACTG GCGGTGCGGCTAGAGAGTTTCCACGCCCAGTGCACACGCTACATGGTAGTGGTCTCTACCAATGGCCGGCAGGACACTGAGGAGAGTGTCGTGCTGGGCATGGACTTCAGCCCCACcgatgg ctCCTGTTCCATTGGCATGGTACTCCCACTTTGGAGTGACACACTGATCCATTTGGACGGGGATGG AGGCTTCAGCGTGTCCACCGACAACAAAATCCACGTGTTCAAGCCTGTCTCAGTCCAGGCCATGTG GTCGGCTCTGCAGTCCCTCCATAAGGCCTGTGAGGTGGCCCGAGGCCACAACTACTTCCCTGGCAGCCTCTTCCTGACGTGGGTCAGCTACTACCAGAGCCGCGTTGCGTCGGACCAGGCTCGTATCAACGAGTGGAACGCCATGCAGGACGTGCAGTCCACTCGACCCGACTCTCCTTTGCTCTTCTCTGACGT GCCAACGGAACGGGAGCGAACAGAACGACTTATCAAGACCCGCTTACGGGAGATCATGATGCAGAAAGACCTGGAGAACGTCACAtctaaagag ATCCGTACAGAGCTGGAGATGCAGATGACGTGTAACCTGCGGGAGTTTAAGGAATACATCGACAATGAGATGATCGTCATCCTGGGCCAGATGGACAGCCCCACCGCGATCTTTGACCACGTCTTCCTG GGTTCTGAGTGGAACGCCTCCAATCTAGAAGAATTGCAGAATAGCGG tgtGCAGTACATCCTCAATGTGACCAGAGAGATCGACAACTTCTTCCCGGGCCTGTTTGAGTACCACAACATCCGCGTGTACGACGAGGAGGCCACTGACCTGTTGGCTTACTGGAATGACACCTACAAATTCATATCCAGGGCCaa GAAAAACGGCGCCAAGTGTTTGGTGCACTGTAAGATGGGCGTGAGTCGCTCGGCAGCGACGGTCATCGCCTACGCCATGAAGGAGTATGGCTGGGACCTGGAGCGGGCCTTCGACTACGTGAAAGAGCGGCGCACCGTCACCAAGCCCAACCCTTCCTTCATGAGGCAACTGGAGGAGTACCAGGGAATCCTGCTGGCCAG taAGCAGAGGCACAACAAGCTGTGGCGCTCCCACTCGGACGGCAACCTCTCAGAGCACCACGAGCCGCTGGTAAAGCCGGCGCCAGGGCCCTACACACTGGGCCGCTCCAACCCACGCAACCAGAGCTGTACGCAGCCCTCGCCCTCCCTCCAGGAGTTCCTCCAGAGCCTCTCCCCATCCGCCACCACCAGCGCCCCGGTCACCCAGGAAGCGCCAGAGACCCGCGTCTCCAACGGCTTCTGCGACCCCCAGGACCCCATCTCCGAGCAGGGGGCCCATCGGCTCCAGCTCCCTCAGCCGCGGGCGGCCACTGTGGTGCCTGAGGCGAGGTCCGACGTGGCAGCGGTGACCGTGGCGGAGACTGTGCCCGTGGGGCGCCCTCACCCGCCGCCGGCTCTCCATCACCTGCCCCCCACACCTGTCCCTGTGACCATCCTGGCCCCTGAACTGGCCTCTGGACTTTCTGAGGCATCCTCCACTGTGCCTGATGGAAATAGCGATCCTCCCACGCACATATCAGTGACCAAGGCTGCAAGGACTTTTGACTCAAGTTCACAAGCCATTAGATGTGTAGGTGAGGCCTCAAAGGGAGGGCCGTCCGTGCAGGTGCCCGAGAGCAAAAGCAACCAGAAAGGCAACCCTGCGTTCTTCATAGGCGGGGAGGAGAACGAGGGCAGCAGCGATGACGACCACCTCAGTGCCACGTTAGAGCAGGTCACACTTGACGCCAAGCCAACTCTCAGCACAGACCACATTGACTTCTTCAGCGCGCGGGAGAAGTTCCTCGGCCTGTCCCAGGAGGGACCAGCCGGCTGCCCGTTAGAGCtgacccagcagcagcactcaCCCCAGGAGAGGAGCCCGGAACCGACAGCTGAGCCACTTGTCCAAGATGACCCTGGGAACGGGGACCAACAGGCCAAG GAAGCTAGTGTGTCTGTTCACCACATTATCACAGAACTGGAGTCCGTTACGCACACTGTAACCCCAGCCCTTAGTACTGCTTGCCAATCAAACCCATGTAGCTCCAATGACAATGAGGAGGTGGAACTGAAGAGGGCTGAGGTGGAGACAGCACCAGCAGAGGACCAGCCTACTGccaccccctccacctctgGCGATTGTCTTAAGGGGACCGTCCGGCGGGCCACCAGGGAGCTGGAGCAGAGACTCAGGCAGGAGCTGGAAGTTCCCGTGGCCCCAGTGCCCACCGCGGCCCCTCACAGTCCCCCGCGACGCTCCCCCGTCCCCAAGGACAAAGCGGAGGACAACCCTCCCGGCCAGGACTCCGAGCAGAAGCCGGTCACGGCCCAACCGATCCCTCCACAGACGCCAGACGCTATGGAGAAGCTGGACGGAGGGATGGTGGAGGGGAGCGTGAAGAAAGACGACGGGAAGACTGCAGGGGTTCCACAAGGAGCTCAGGAACTGGACAGTGGGGGCACAAAAGAAGCGAGCACAATATCTTCATCAGCAGCAGACCATCATACTGAGGAAAGGCCGGACGGCACCAGCACCACTCCAAGCACTGACGGCCTCTCCACAAAGCCTGATCACACTTCCGCCTCCTCCGCCGTCTCAGTCATTCACCTGGAGGGCGTCACCGAGCAGGACTCGGGCACCGACAAGGACGGCCTCTTCGGCCCGCGCACCGAGGCGGACCTGCTGGAGGCATGGGAGACGCTCAAGGAGCTGGGAGCCTTCCTGAGGCAGGTGCGCAGTGCGCTGGCGTCCGACCTGGGCCCGTCATCGTGGCTTCCCGGCCGGAGAGGCAAACGAGACCCACGGGAGCGATCCAGACAGGCGGGGGCTCGCATCCGACAGGCGGGGCTCACCACGCCCTCGCTGATGAAGCGTTCGGCCTCTCTGGCCAAGCTGGGCTCCCTGGAACTGACCGCCAACGACCTCGGCGACTGGGACCTGGACGCTGCTGGCCTGTCGCCTGCTCACTGGCGCCTCGGCACGGCACCCACAGATGATGCCTCCAAGAAGAAGCGCGTACGCCCGCAGCACGATCCTTCATCCaactctcccccctcctcctcctcgccctcCAGCcatccccagacacacacagaagaccCTCTGAGGAAGGAAGAGGCTCGTCACCATGATGATGCCACCGTGCCACTGTCTGATACTGCCCCTCATCCGTCAGCTCACGGGCGGAGTGACATGGCACAGAACTCAGGGCTCACGCCCCAGTCGGTTCCGGACTTGATTTCTGTGGCGACGAGGCAGCAGTATGGAAGGACACACCCTCTGCGTAGGCTGAAGAAAAGAACTGTCAGCTTTTTGTATCACACAGTGTGa